Within Gouania willdenowi chromosome 24, fGouWil2.1, whole genome shotgun sequence, the genomic segment GCACAGATGTGGTCTCTGATGGTATTCAAACTcgtgtttttttctcaaaatgatgacGAGTCAGAGTTAATAACTCCTGTATATTTATTGAAcatattatgaatattttttttttaaaccgatGGAGAGACATGCAATAAAATAACAGTTTATTATTCTGAATGTCAGAGAGGTCCTGAAAGGGTTGCTGCTCTCACATATTTGTCATTCCAGAGCAGCACAAATAAGTCTGtgccacagacagacagacagatgctTGAGGTGGTTATGACTTCTTTATATTATTCTCATCTGGGAAATGAACTCCCTTTTGACCCAGCCCTGATAAGAGAAGCTAAAATGAGTGTAAATGTGGCTGCAAGCAGTGGAAAAAGTGTTAGAATTTAAATTGTGTGGCTTGTTTTTCAGGTTTGTGTCTAAACTTATTGAAGCCCTGCAGGCCTCATAATGGCCGTACCTGTCTGAGTCTTTAACCCTTTCTCGGGGGCTCAGCAGCTGTGGCACATCTGCTTTGTGCTGCTCAGGGTGGGATCAGTTCACCTGTGCAGCTCCAGTCACTCAGCCAGGTGTGCAAACACTGACGGCAGCGTCAAACTGTTGAAGGCCattgaatgaaaataaaaatgaaaaaaacacctcAACACTGTTAAAACATGACTCGACTCCTGTCCTCATTATAGATTCAACATCCTGCACCTGGAGCTgttattgtcaattataattgtaattgaaaaaaaataaacctgtccctgttttaatcataattattaatagtaattgagttcagataattgactttgtaatgggctggaaattctatgaaaacagtcaattacaattgatttaATGCAAAccttgttacagttctatgacttacacatagttaataattattaaaatatgtttcagatcaagtttCCCCATTATCTGTCAGTTCTCTTAAAAATCCTTTgaccatttttatgtttttttttttaaatttaaattcagttaaacggacagaaaaaaggctcagacgcccacgtcaacaatttaatacaaatattttcactgattaggaagcctagcaATGTAAGATGTTTAGACAtgagtcaaaactgacccgttgtcataagagatgcaaacagttttatgttttatgtcattatttattaaaggtttggtaattgggattaattgaattttaacttcagtaattgaggaCATCATTGTATTTGACTTGCAGgggataaataataattgtaattggaaaaattccGTGTCAGTGAATTCATAATTGACTTGTAATTCAACATGGATAgttaaagatgtaattgtaattaaaaaatgcaactgaccccaaccttgaCGCAGAGTGACATGAAATACCTGCTAGGCTTTGATCAACCAAACCAACCGTCAGTGATCAATGTTtctgatttaaatattttaaatcatcAAGTCTATATCCTCATGAGTGACATTTGTCTGAACCATTTACTACGATATGGCTGAAGTGCATAGTTTTATGTATATGGTGGATAAAATTCAGTTAACCTGTGTTATACGGAGAAATTATCTAATCTATCTTATAAAATAATTCAACTAAGGgcataagaaaaaataaattgattcggcgatatatcgctaTATTTCACGGCGCGATTattgtatcaatccaaaaaatgtcaaaatggattttttttatcatgttgttaaaatggaaaagaaaccatttaattgcgctaacatatacATAACATGTAAATGcttggtcactaggtgtcagtgaaccacatcagaccttgttgaACAACGTCACTCCTtgatgcattttagcttggatgTTGttagcactttattttcataaaacatactgggcacttttatagagatactgtatgtgtgtttttaaagaattcATCAGATTCTATCgtaggaacaaaaaaaacatttttgaaacatACATTAACAGTTTGATCaacattccacttgtttttgatattggtacttgaattacagtttagTACCaattacttgttcttgcaagtttaaactaaattcaatgaattgtattttataccattttgtactgcACACCCCTAATTTCAACTAAATACTGCTCACCTTTTTGATAAATTGGAAGTTTGATTGTCTTCATTGATGGCTAATTTGAAGTATTCTGCTTCAAAATGACAGACACAACAAACTAGTGACCCCCTCAGTTACTAAAAGAGGCTCAGAGTTGCAGACTGGTGGATTACAAAAgctttttccatttgttttctaTTGCTTTTCGGTCTCAGGAACATTGGAAACACTCGTCCTATTTCTAGCACTAACTGGTGTGAAATCAAAGTAAGTGTGTAATAAAAGCGCTACGCTGGATGCTCTTCCCCCTTTTTCTGCCGGAATGCGAGGCGTGTGTGTCTCGTTAAACGCTGCGAAACAATCAGGAGGAATTAAATCTGCTTTACAATCTAACACAGTGACAGATGCCAAAGGCTAAAGCTAATCTCAACagatgtgttctttttttttaaaaacaaattaaaaaaaaaaaaaaaaaaatctacttattTGTCACTAAAAGAATAGAAGCTCGGCTCTAAATTTCTCCCGGCGCGTTGTTCACTTTGCAGCAGACACGCTAATCCGCTCTGCTAGGTTTACATTTCCCTCCTCAGCGTGAAGCGCTGTGTTTCTACATGAATGAACATGGCTGAGCTGAAAAAGGCTCAATCTGTTCCACAGGAGAGgaagctactgctgctgctgctttctttGATAAAGTGACGTCTGATGCATAGTGTTGGAAGGAAAAATGTGGTAAACTGCGACTCGTACGTGTCAGGTGATTCTTGCATAATGCCGTGTGCATGTAAACACTGTAAAGACACTGTACAGAGTGCGTTGCAGCATGTTTTAGGCCCTTTGTAACAgtcgtatgtgtgtgtgtgtcagtggctCGGACTGACGCACACGTCTGATATGCTGGTGGCAGCTGAGAAGCCTGGAGgtgaaaaaaggaggaaagtcGAGGTCCAATGTTTTGAGCATCGTCCTGTAAACACTTGGTGCATgcacattttcttcttcttttgctgTGAAGGAGAGCCAGCGTTGCtcagttgtttgtttgtcatcTGCAGCCTCAGATTAAAAGGGATTCCTACAATCTGGCAGTGAAGAGGAGAACCTGTCCTCCACATGCTTCACACGGTGGACCAGGTGCCTTCAGCCCTACAAGAACTCCAAAGTTACAGCTTCCACCACAGTCGTTACCTACGTCGTCCTATGTGTCTGTGAGCGTGTGCCAGTGACACACTTGTTGTCCCTCTGCATCCTTCATCTCTGTCCAGTGGCTTAGTTGCTCCTCGGTGGTGCTGTCCAGGCCCAGGGAGACCCAGCCCAGCCTCTCCCTGGGCCTCATGCTGCTGCGTCGGCAGAACACGGACACCACCAGAGAGACCTCGGAGAGCTGGAACAGAGCCACCTGGAACACAAAGGTCTCCTTGTAGGTGGGGTTGGGCTGTCCACGGCACACGGCCGTCTTACACTTGGACATCTCCTTCCCCTTGGAGTCCAGCATGGTTAACTTCACGTAGGTgtctgaaaagaaaagaaagtggGTTGGTGAGGCAGCGCCATCGAGTGGTGGCAGACGAGAACTACAACTCAGTATAAACAGAAGAAAGCGCTGAATTCAGTCACCACATGTTGGCCGACTGATGTCCCAGGGAGGGAAAAATATCTCTAATTTATAGAAAactctttttttcctgttttatctTCTGTTTGCTGGAGTCAGACTAAGAAGAGGAAACAACTCAGAGAACAGACTTACTAagaattaattacatttagaaataaaattgtaaaatgaTGAAACCCAagaaaattcatttaaaaataaagatcagaaaaataatatgtaatacagaatgtgaaataaaaaataaaaaaagctagCCAAActagtaattaaaaaatatccaATGTGAGGAGTACaaagataattattattatactatttCTCATTAGTTTtttgcaccatccaccaagtaaaattccttgtattgtctgaaaactctacttggcaataaaactggttctgattctgaataaaGTAAGCATTACTTTTATACAttcttcatttaaaataaagttacaaATGCAGTCGTAAATTTCCACGGGAGCTTAAGCTTGGGAACATTGGGaatgttcaaaaatataaactcttcatacaaattatttattggaGTTAATTGGAAATTGGGGCAACCtttaaataactgatgctgatattCTCAATGATGCTAAAATGTCTTtcaaaactatatttttaacATTCCTGTTGTGGGCCAACCTTCAATTTAGAAACATTCCCATTATTTTccatggaaagtttccaactttgaCAATTCCCAAATTTTTGCAGCCCGAGTTGAAgcgttttttaattgtattattttgaatggatgctaatatttatatttgtatatgaTACAAGTATTTCCCATTTTGGTTTAATTCCTATTTTACAATCCTAGTTTAAAAGAAGCTTTGAATTACTGTTTGTTCTCTTACCTCTGATGACATACAGCTGCCCCCCTACGAAGTGTTTGACACAACATAACAGCCCGTCTGAAGTGAACACAACACCACGGCACACAAAGCGTTataaagaagagagagagagaggaagcaGGAGGTGAGCGTTCATGCACTCTAGGGTGAGCAGCACTTCTTTTAGTAATCGCCATCAAACAAAGTGCCACAACATGTGCAGCTGCAGCTCATGCACGGTACTCACTGACAGGTTTGTCGGACGCTGGGGTTTTGAAGTGGCTCCCCTGGATGACCTCGGCCGACAGGCGTCCTGTGGTTGAGTTGTAGATGAGGCCCAGGAGGATCTCTGGCACGGAGGAGTCGTCAGCACGGCAGGACAACGCTTCTCCACTACGAGACACGCTGACCAGAGAGCTACAGCCCTGCAAGTGCACAGGTGATCAGATTAGAGGAGGTGTAGAAGAGGGGGTGCAGGTGTGTAGAAGAGGAGGTGCAGGTGTGTAGAAAAGGTGCAGGTGTGTAGAGGAGGTGGTGCAGGTGTGTAGAAGAGAAGGTGCAGGTGTGTAGAAAAGGTGCAGGTGTGTAGAGGAGGTGGTGCAGGTGTGTAGAAGAGAAGGTGTAAGTGTGTAGAGGACGTGGTGCAGGTGTGCAGAAGAATAGGTGCAGGTGTGTAGAAGAGAAGGTGCAGGTGTGTAGAGGAGGAGGTGTAAGTGTGTAAAAGAGGAGGTGCAGGTGTGTACAGGAGGTGGTGCAGGTGTACAGAGGAGGAGATGCAGGTGCACAAAGGAGGAGGTGCAGGTGTGTAGAAAAGGAGATGGAGGTGTACAGAGGAGGAGGTGCATGTGTGTAGAAGAGGATGGGTGTGCATagtgtgctaagctaaccgtgatCTCAGTCCCAGGCTCCAGAGTCACAGGCAGAGCCATCTTGCCCTGCAGGTTGAGCTTGGTCAGGTAGAAAACTTTCTCCCCCAACACCTTCTCCTTCTTCATCCTCCTGATGCTGTAGAGCCTGAAACGTACAGCGTAATCTCCCAGAGCGTCCTGCTCCACTCTGGAAAACTTGAACGTCTCTGTGAAGATGGGACACGGCCCCTTTTGCACGCCCGTCTTGGCTCGCTGTTTCTTGGTGGGGAGCAGGACCAGGTGGACCTGCCACGAGATGTTTCCCGTCTGTTTAAGGGCGGGAATGTCGGTCGCCGCGGTGACCGTGACGGCCAACCACTGCTCGCTGGAGTCGTATTCGAAGGCAACGTCCAGGGTGCCGTATTTGGCAAAGGGCTCGGGCTCGTAGGCCAACGGGTGCAGAGAACCAGTAACATCCTGTGGAGAAAACATCAAAGATCACTGTCCGTCAAAGAAAAGTAAGGAATTGTCTCCTTAGGCTGAGATCAGAACAACTCCTTTTTTTAGAACGCAaaactttaacaaaaaattGAGGCACACACTGAATATGCCTTTGTGTCATGTGACTAGTCATCTGATCGTGTTACCATGACAGCATTTCTTAATATGATCCCCTGCCATGATATTAGAGTTTACACATCACTGATTCCAATGTTGTCATGTTTCTTAAACATACAAATAATCCTAAAAATATTATTGGACATCAGATAAGTATTAATGACATGTATCTGTGACCAAGTTTTTTTGCTATGAACATTTTATCTATAAAAGAACAGGTGAACTTACTGAGTAACTAGCatatgggtcattccatgtcatttcaacacattttcaggacatcccacgcacttcggtctcaaaacattctgaaatttttaccaattgttctttgattatttaatcggcatggaccccaggaagaatagCTGATAGCTAATGATTAAGCTAATGGGGCatcctaaaaaaacaaacaaacaaacaaacaaactcatttttagtttgatcagattaatactttttgataTAGACCACTTAGTTGTATGTGTTGATTGTCGTGTATCCGtgtattttcttccattttcagcttccaatatctcataaattacatca encodes:
- the syt14b gene encoding synaptotagmin-14b isoform X3, which encodes MAIDGGGRNCDVHELICARRVSPELLGVLSSIAAFIALMVLFFLYLSNKLSVASTDDLSHLSGYTSNHPEEAFSDSEEEHSPEAAALPNSTSAWSNKANPEQGGYSSEASSERANSIQRIKKELSLSELQPPPYQDAAPEARPSSRCRSDRRRGVRRATSIQRSTSPHGSSEVSEDHDTESYLNKGCEEDIPSDSTAVVGPEDVTGSLHPLAYEPEPFAKYGTLDVAFEYDSSEQWLAVTVTAATDIPALKQTGNISWQVHLVLLPTKKQRAKTGVQKGPCPIFTETFKFSRVEQDALGDYAVRFRLYSIRRMKKEKVLGEKVFYLTKLNLQGKMALPVTLEPGTEITGCSSLVSVSRSGEALSCRADDSSVPEILLGLIYNSTTGRLSAEVIQGSHFKTPASDKPVNGLLCCVKHFVGGQLYVIRDTYVKLTMLDSKGKEMSKCKTAVCRGQPNPTYKETFVFQVALFQLSEVSLVVSVFCRRSSMRPRERLGWVSLGLDSTTEEQLSHWTEMKDAEGQQVCHWHTLTDT